From a region of the Aeoliella mucimassa genome:
- a CDS encoding DUF6896 domain-containing protein, protein MELVNKAIPLPESNRAWSFYCAANGLHEARELNGIGIYAHGYGVELKINDLVIDFDWGDNGEPDGFDSWRLWSFQADNCPIMECSHNAVKDWLELAFNDGELIKDSSLYYDPRRRAS, encoded by the coding sequence GTGGAGTTAGTCAACAAGGCCATTCCACTTCCCGAATCCAATCGTGCGTGGTCGTTCTACTGTGCTGCGAATGGTCTACATGAAGCGCGAGAGTTGAACGGAATCGGTATCTACGCACATGGTTATGGCGTAGAACTGAAAATCAACGATCTTGTTATTGACTTCGATTGGGGCGACAACGGCGAACCCGATGGATTCGATTCTTGGCGGCTCTGGAGCTTCCAAGCTGACAATTGCCCAATAATGGAATGTTCGCACAACGCCGTGAAGGATTGGCTCGAATTGGCCTTTAACGATGGCGAACTAATCAAGGACAGTTCGCTCTATTACGACCCCAGACGCCGTGCATCGTGA
- a CDS encoding IS5 family transposase produces the protein MATKEKRTYKVTNWKEYNKSLIERGNITIWFSDEALENWEHPNDQTKVGRPFVFSDTAIECLLTIRELLKLPYRQTEGFGRSLVAMLGVEAAIPNYSSLAKRASKLNVSLDIANKRGDIDIVVDSTGMKVFGEGEWKMRTHGKSKRRTWRKLHLSVNPDTREIVAEILTENSCHDADAVPEMLEQVEQPVKKFHGDGSYDKWKVYEGLESEGIEPVIPPQHNAKIKQHGNSAEEPLPRDEAIRQIRRKGRRSWKEEVGYHRRSLAETTMYRVKQSFGSHLKNRVFENQQTEARLRCKIINQFTQLGLPQFEWS, from the coding sequence ATGGCTACGAAAGAAAAACGAACCTACAAAGTCACGAACTGGAAGGAGTATAACAAGTCGCTCATCGAGCGTGGAAACATCACTATTTGGTTTAGCGACGAGGCGTTGGAGAACTGGGAACATCCTAACGACCAGACAAAAGTCGGTCGCCCTTTTGTCTTCAGCGATACGGCGATCGAGTGCTTGCTGACGATTCGCGAACTGCTGAAACTTCCCTATCGGCAGACTGAGGGATTCGGCCGCTCGCTGGTGGCGATGTTGGGCGTCGAGGCAGCGATTCCCAATTATTCTTCGCTCGCCAAGCGAGCCAGCAAGCTGAATGTTTCGCTCGATATCGCTAACAAGAGGGGCGACATCGATATCGTGGTGGATAGCACCGGCATGAAAGTGTTTGGCGAGGGCGAATGGAAGATGCGGACGCATGGCAAGTCGAAGCGGCGGACATGGCGGAAGCTGCATTTGTCGGTGAATCCTGACACCCGCGAGATTGTGGCGGAGATTTTGACCGAGAACAGTTGCCACGATGCCGATGCGGTTCCCGAAATGCTGGAGCAGGTGGAGCAGCCCGTAAAAAAGTTTCACGGCGACGGTAGTTACGACAAGTGGAAGGTTTATGAAGGGCTGGAATCCGAAGGCATTGAGCCGGTGATTCCGCCGCAGCACAACGCCAAGATCAAACAACATGGCAACTCTGCGGAGGAGCCTTTGCCCCGGGACGAGGCAATTCGTCAGATTCGACGCAAGGGGCGTAGGAGTTGGAAAGAGGAAGTGGGCTATCATCGTAGAAGCTTGGCGGAAACGACCATGTACCGAGTGAAACAAAGCTTTGGGAGCCATCTCAAAAACCGAGTATTCGAAAACCAACAAACGGAAGCCCGCTTGCGCTGTAAAATCATCAATCAATTCACCCAACTCGGGCTTCCACAGTTCGAGTGGAGTTAG
- a CDS encoding MMPL family transporter, whose product MDRPTFLDRSPLGIPNYLAIALVVALMVAIVPRGARKALESNTNNVEDWLPASYTESTELNWFRDQFGTEAFVLVTWDGCTLSDTTQLEALASRLRTEPLTPELAELAHVAPHPDRHMFTRVTTGPELIDQLTTAPAKLERSVAIARLEGAMIGPATGEDDGSRTTCLMAYLSPYSRASNPAMRKAIEHVVGIVTNDMKIEHERLHIGGPPVDNVAIDVEGERTLKTLAGLSGLVGLVLAYLCFRNLRLTGMVLFVAIVSAGASLAMVYYYGAVEVLGFGADTPRLGKIDAILMSMPAVVYVLALSGAIHLVNYYRDAVHEHGRRGAVERAVRMALMPCGVAAITTAIGLASLASSDILPIEKFGVFSAIGVMVTLGILLSMLPVALHRFAPPIESPKNGGGGTSLPTWARACTSFIGRHYALVTSACVLLMVGFAIGLPRIESSVKLIKLLDPQCDLVQDYTWLEHHLGNLVPMEVVVSVPQTQRRGVNDLPDVDGQHYAMTTFERLSMARRVSHQIEQLSPVSRVLSAATFSPEPLQSNSPSNRQTYAYIVSQAIDDSREELGEFLRWEKATSLEAPPHELWRMSARIAALDDIDYGEFVAELREAVQPVIDAYQVRNQLVEILSAQQIHVGTSRLCMVIPEEYSTTDAMLADVLQESMAMTGSRQARLWVTTPERMAESLAKTPDRLASQQAVFTLHQDLAEQLKAKQIDCTYLVPKTGDSVNQISATYTGVVPLVYKTQRELLVSLQESLVMATLLIALVLMVLLRSIGGGLAAMIPNLFPLVVVFGALGWFGIPVDIGIMMTASVALGVAVDDTIHFVSWFRRGLHRGLNRYDATMEAYERCATAMVQTTLIAGLGLAVFAFSTFTPTEQFGYLMVTILAAALVGDLILLPALLVGPIGALFPASGSAAEATELAIACDPADESGENDSTTVQQPEPPEQPRVVIPATEPEVVDPLPEVAEQIEAIQAIADGFDAADEEIREPESNLGPVSNSERGANSEPSINEPASPSEAPQGPHQSLSPANAALREKLRRFRRETPRD is encoded by the coding sequence ATGGACCGTCCCACGTTTTTAGACCGCAGCCCTCTGGGCATCCCCAATTACCTGGCTATCGCCTTGGTGGTAGCCCTGATGGTGGCGATCGTGCCACGCGGGGCGCGGAAAGCACTCGAGTCGAATACGAACAACGTGGAAGACTGGCTGCCTGCCAGCTACACGGAGTCGACCGAACTCAACTGGTTTCGCGATCAATTCGGTACCGAAGCATTTGTGTTGGTGACCTGGGATGGCTGCACGCTGTCCGATACCACTCAGCTCGAAGCATTAGCTAGTCGGTTACGAACCGAACCACTCACGCCAGAGCTGGCAGAGTTAGCGCATGTTGCGCCGCATCCCGATCGTCACATGTTCACGCGGGTGACGACGGGGCCCGAGCTCATCGATCAGCTAACTACCGCGCCGGCAAAGTTGGAGCGATCGGTAGCCATCGCCCGACTCGAAGGGGCGATGATCGGTCCGGCCACGGGAGAGGACGACGGATCGCGCACCACTTGTCTTATGGCGTATCTGTCGCCGTACTCGCGGGCAAGCAATCCCGCGATGCGCAAAGCGATCGAGCATGTTGTTGGTATCGTGACCAACGACATGAAGATCGAGCACGAACGACTACACATCGGTGGTCCGCCGGTCGATAACGTCGCGATCGACGTCGAAGGCGAACGCACCCTCAAAACTCTCGCCGGCTTGTCTGGTCTGGTCGGCTTGGTGCTGGCTTACCTTTGCTTCCGAAACCTACGACTCACCGGCATGGTGCTGTTTGTCGCCATCGTTTCGGCCGGCGCTAGTCTGGCAATGGTCTACTACTACGGCGCCGTCGAGGTGCTCGGCTTCGGTGCCGATACGCCACGGCTAGGTAAGATCGACGCCATACTCATGTCGATGCCTGCGGTCGTTTACGTCTTGGCTCTCTCCGGCGCGATTCACCTGGTGAATTACTATCGCGACGCGGTACACGAACATGGCCGCCGAGGGGCAGTGGAGCGGGCAGTGCGCATGGCGCTGATGCCATGCGGCGTGGCCGCCATCACTACAGCCATTGGTCTGGCTTCGCTCGCAAGTAGCGACATCTTGCCGATCGAAAAGTTCGGAGTCTTCTCGGCCATCGGCGTGATGGTAACGCTCGGCATCTTGCTGTCGATGTTGCCGGTCGCGCTCCATCGATTTGCTCCACCAATTGAATCGCCGAAAAATGGTGGAGGTGGTACTTCGCTCCCTACTTGGGCGCGTGCTTGTACCTCGTTCATTGGCCGCCATTACGCACTGGTCACCTCGGCATGTGTCCTTTTGATGGTTGGGTTCGCGATTGGTTTGCCACGAATCGAATCGTCGGTAAAGCTCATCAAGCTGCTCGATCCGCAATGCGATTTGGTGCAGGACTACACTTGGCTCGAACATCACCTCGGTAACCTGGTGCCGATGGAAGTGGTGGTGTCGGTGCCTCAGACGCAGCGCCGGGGCGTAAACGATCTTCCCGACGTGGATGGCCAGCACTATGCAATGACCACGTTCGAACGCCTGAGCATGGCGCGACGAGTCTCGCATCAGATCGAACAACTCTCGCCAGTGAGTCGAGTGTTGAGCGCGGCGACCTTCTCGCCCGAACCGCTCCAGTCGAACTCACCGTCGAATCGTCAGACTTATGCTTATATCGTGAGCCAAGCGATCGACGATAGCCGCGAAGAACTCGGCGAGTTCCTGCGTTGGGAAAAAGCGACCTCGCTCGAAGCACCGCCACACGAACTATGGCGGATGAGTGCCCGCATCGCGGCCCTCGACGATATCGACTATGGCGAGTTCGTGGCCGAGTTGCGCGAAGCAGTGCAGCCAGTGATCGACGCTTATCAGGTGCGAAATCAACTCGTTGAAATACTCTCGGCCCAGCAGATTCATGTAGGCACTTCGCGGCTCTGCATGGTGATTCCAGAAGAATATTCCACGACCGACGCCATGCTGGCGGACGTGCTGCAAGAGTCGATGGCCATGACCGGTAGTCGACAAGCTCGCTTGTGGGTGACCACGCCGGAGCGCATGGCCGAGTCGTTGGCCAAAACGCCCGATCGTCTCGCCAGCCAGCAGGCGGTGTTCACGCTGCATCAAGACCTGGCCGAACAGCTCAAGGCCAAGCAGATTGACTGTACCTACCTAGTGCCCAAGACCGGCGACTCCGTCAATCAGATTTCGGCCACTTACACCGGTGTGGTGCCGCTGGTTTACAAGACACAGCGCGAGTTGCTTGTGAGCTTGCAGGAGAGCCTGGTGATGGCCACGTTGCTGATCGCCCTGGTGCTGATGGTGCTGCTGCGAAGCATCGGCGGCGGGCTGGCAGCGATGATTCCCAACCTGTTCCCACTGGTTGTGGTGTTTGGAGCTTTGGGGTGGTTTGGCATTCCTGTCGATATCGGCATCATGATGACCGCGAGCGTCGCTCTCGGCGTGGCCGTCGACGATACCATTCACTTCGTCAGCTGGTTCCGCCGAGGTCTGCATCGTGGGCTCAATCGCTACGATGCAACCATGGAAGCCTACGAGCGGTGTGCGACCGCCATGGTGCAAACCACGCTCATCGCTGGCTTGGGACTCGCGGTGTTTGCCTTCAGCACCTTTACCCCGACCGAGCAGTTCGGCTACTTGATGGTTACCATTCTGGCCGCAGCGCTCGTCGGCGATCTTATCTTGTTGCCCGCGCTGTTGGTCGGACCGATCGGGGCCTTGTTCCCCGCTAGTGGCTCGGCCGCGGAAGCAACCGAGTTGGCCATCGCCTGTGACCCGGCGGACGAATCGGGAGAAAACGATTCCACCACGGTCCAGCAACCCGAACCACCCGAGCAGCCACGTGTCGTTATTCCAGCGACCGAGCCGGAGGTAGTCGATCCGCTGCCGGAGGTCGCCGAGCAAATCGAGGCGATTCAGGCGATCGCGGATGGGTTTGATGCAGCAGACGAAGAGATCCGCGAACCCGAGTCGAACTTGGGGCCCGTATCGAACTCCGAGAGGGGGGCGAACTCGGAGCCCAGCATCAACGAACCAGCATCGCCAAGCGAGGCCCCCCAAGGGCCCCACCAGTCGCTCTCGCCCGCCAATGCGGCCCTGCGAGAGAAGCTGCGTCGGTTCCGCCGCGAAACGCCCCGCGACTAG